One Pseudorasbora parva isolate DD20220531a chromosome 4, ASM2467924v1, whole genome shotgun sequence genomic region harbors:
- the LOC137072634 gene encoding microfibril-associated glycoprotein 4-like gives MMAMTVFVAALISVFTASVVSVPDGFKPADCSDLYKAGETVSGIYSIYITGDVPLWVYCHMVSDGKDEDNGGWTVFQRRMDGSVDFYRGWEEYKRGFGATEGEYWLGLENMHQLTRNGKYMLKVDLEDLTGGKGFAQYSTFSVGPETDGYRLQVSGFKNGGAGDFLAYHNGMKFSTFDKDQDTAASNCAEIFRGAFWYGYCQIANPNGLYLRGEDPTSYGNGVVWYYWRNTWNVIVKSIIMKIKRVA, from the exons ATGATGGCG ATGACGGTGTTTGTCGCGGCTCTGATCTCTGTTTTCACGGCGTCTGTTGTGTCTGTTCCTGATGGATTCAAGCCGGCCGATTGTTCTGACCTTTATAAAGCAGGAGAAACAGTCAGTGGGATTTACTCCATCTATATAACAGGGGACGTTCCTCTCTGGGTTTACTGTCACATGGTCTCAGATGGGAAAGATGAAGACAACGGAGGATGGACG GTGTTTCAGAGGAGAATGGACGGCAGTGTGGATTTCTATCGGGGGTGGGAAGAGTACAAGAGAGGATTCGGAGCAACTGAAGGCGAATACTGGCTGG ggCTGGAGAACATGCACCAGCTGACACGTAACGGGAAGTACATGCTGAAAGTGGATCTGGAGGACTTAACTGGAGGGAAAGGTTTTGCTCAGTACTCGACCTTCTCTGTGGGTCCTGAAACTGACGGGTATAGACTGCAAGTTTCAGGGTTCAAGAATGGAGGAGCAG GCGACTTTTTGGCCTACCATAATGGTATGAAGTTCTCCACCTTTGACAAAGACCAAGACACTGCGGCGAGTAACTGTGCCGAAATATTTCGCGGGGCATTTTGGTACGGCTACTGTCAAATTGCAAACCCCAATGGTCTGTATTTACGGGGAGAAGATCCCACCAGTTATGGCAATGGTGTTGTTTGGTACTACTGGAGGAACACTTGGAATGTCATTGTGAAATCCATCAtcatgaagatcaaacgtgTGGCTTAG